Proteins co-encoded in one Aspergillus luchuensis IFO 4308 DNA, chromosome 6, nearly complete sequence genomic window:
- a CDS encoding uncharacterized protein (COG:S;~EggNog:ENOG410PY96;~InterPro:IPR003480,IPR023213;~go_function: GO:0016747 - transferase activity, transferring acyl groups other than amino-acyl groups [Evidence IEA]), with translation MLKEKCNSMFCTKSGQTSKPKLTNGDILTALIWISVTRAKQASSPTIPKGTLSTLSCLVEIRSILYPKLGTYIGNAMMTTQCVLPTQSTSRKTTDPIADISFIHEVALEIRNEIRSITTEQATRYVSHINTLDDWSSFQAQWAELFSADPDNRLYQLSGYTTESEPSTGWVDVTLDYSNLTSYKIIPDAPIEQVMK, from the exons ATGCTCAAGGAAAAGTGCAACTCTATGTTCTGCACGAAGTCTGGCCAGACTTCCAAACCAAAGTTGACAAATGGGGATATTCTCACCGCGCTTATTTGGATCTCCGTCACcagagcaaagcaagcatcaTCGCCAACCATACCCAAAGGCACCCTTTCCACATTGTCTTGTCTCGTCGAAATTCGCTCTATCCTTTACCCCAAGCTAGGCACCTATATAGGAAACGCAATGATGACCACCCAATGCGTACTGCCTACTCAGTCCACTTCACGCAAGACCACAGACCCCATCGCCGAcatctcattcattcatgaaGTTGCCTTAGAAATCAGAAACGAGATCCGAAGCATCACCACCGAGCAAGCCACCCGCTACGTCTCCCACATCAACACCTTGGATGATTGGAGTTCGTTCCAGGCTCAATGGGCCGAGCTATTC TCTGCCGATCCTGATAACCGGCTCTACCAGCTAAGCGGCTACACCACTGAGTCTGAGCCCTCCACCGGCTGGGTCGACGTCACCCTGGATTATAGTAACCTTACTTCGTACAAGATCATTCCTGATGCGCCCATCGAGCAGGTGATGAAATAA
- a CDS encoding uncharacterized protein (COG:I;~EggNog:ENOG410PRI8;~InterPro:IPR003140,IPR029058;~PFAM:PF02230;~go_function: GO:0016787 - hydrolase activity [Evidence IEA]), translating into MNANFPEPHIHLPQDPHTHTAILLHGRGSNGPESAEELFSSSTSAGQNLPSHLPTWRWVFPTSKDLWNDRFQEELCAWFDAYSLDDITERRESQVPGLRESVSYVLDVLGKELELLNGKTTHVYLGGISQGMATAMWTWFCASSKVQGSLGGVLGFCGWMPFAERFEYGDLDRGGRLVEFCSEVVGFLRVRI; encoded by the coding sequence ATGAATGCAAACTTCCCAGAGCcacacatccacctcccgcAAGACCCTCACACCCACACAGCCATCCTCCTTCACGGCCGCGGCAGCAACGGGCCCGAATCCGCCGAGGAACTGTTTTCCTCTTCGACATCGGCGGGTCAAAATCTTCCCTCCCATCTCCCAACCTGGCGCTGGGTATTTCCCACCTCCAAAGACCTCTGGAACGATCGCTTCCAGGAGGAGCTATGTGCCTGGTTCGATGCGTATTCTCTAGATGATATCACTGAGCGCCGGGAATCACAAGTTCCTGGATTGCGGGAATCTGTCTCTTATGTTCTTGATGTCTTGGGAAAAGAGTTGGAGCTTCTTAATGGCAAGACCACACATGTGTATCTAGGTGGGATTAGTCAGGGCATGGCAACCGCAATGTGGACTTGGTTTTGCGCGAGTAGCAAGGTGCAAGGGAGTTTGGGGGGAGTCTTGGGCTTTTGTGGATGGATGCCGTTTGCGGAGAGGTTTGAGTATGGGGATTTGGATCGAGGGGGGCGGCTGGTTGAGTTTTGTTCGGAGGTTGTGGGGTTTCTGCGGGTGAGGATATGA
- a CDS encoding uncharacterized protein (COG:S;~EggNog:ENOG410PZGF): MSPAETDAPCHWAIWIKDANAKSIILQVGLNKDGYCVEEPILRDPLLSKRIKHAVYCGTISSGKQDLALSIIQNHPVDNESATWNCQAWIMEVLEGMEQTGLLHIAPGSKATLESMRQKV; the protein is encoded by the exons ATGTCTCC GGCTGAGACCGATGCGCCTTGCCACTGGGCAATTTGGATAAAAGATGCCAACGCAAAGTCTATTATTCTGCAGGTTGGGCTCAACAAGGACGGCTACTGCGTGGAGGAGCCCATCCTCAGAGATCCTCTACTATCGAAACGCATTAAGCACGCAGTGTACTGCGGGACCATCTCTTCAGGTAAACAAGACCTGGCTTTGTCAATAATTCAAAATCACCCGGTCGATAATGAAAGTGCCACATGGAACTGCCAGGCATGGATCATGGAAGTcttggaggggatggagcaGACGGGACTACTGCATATTGCCCCCGGGTCGAAAGCGACCCTAGAATCGATGCGCCAGAAAGTTTAA
- a CDS encoding uncharacterized protein (COG:S;~EggNog:ENOG410PNW4), giving the protein MSIYSHIATSKERHDQIQAELASVESSPESLQSQESYLAELRNELTNTNRQLSQLHKITKGNRELHEKYRDSTVRRLFYRARGKREEFEAKADQEMRDYYDAPAKENRAQAQREMLEAQVVDAVAQEKELRRACTTRERLHAELDAIYKRIFEGRTEEFPEEDAQEETTKQARREYGQRRERWSDLRQATQCLARAQLTLREVLLNLAETLRYCERDLWSFGSTLADWRQQDCLSRAQQKVTQTQMLVAQARRLDPRVQALPAMNIVQHDWVGELVFGTFLFHTDFLGMMQQSVLEVKRAEEVLAAQVRQAKSREDDMQAQVEDARMAFETAQQDLRQLRYELFMKTADPPPPYTEPMSPGISV; this is encoded by the coding sequence ATGTCAATATACAGCCATATCGCAACCAGCAAGGAGCGCCATGACCAGATCCAAGCCGAACTTGCTAGTGTAGAGAGCAGTCCAGAGTCTCTCCAGTCGCAAGAAAGCTACCTGGCCGAGCTCCGGAACGAGCTGACCAATACCAACAGACAGTTGTCGCAACTACACAAGATCACCAAAGGGAACCGCGAGCTGCACGAAAAGTACCGCGACAGCACAGTACGCCGCCTGTTCTATCGAGCGAGGGGCAAGAGGGAGGAATTCGAGGCCAAAGCCGACCAGGAAATGCGCGATTACTACGACGCTCCCGCCAAGGAGAACCGTGCGCAGGCGCAGCGGGAGATGCTGGAGGCGCAGGTCGTGGACGCGGTCGCTCAAGAGAAGGAACTCCGGCGTGCATGCACCACAAGGGAACGGTTGCATGCCGAATTGGATGCCATCTATAAGCGGATCTTTGAGGGACGGACGGAAGAGTTCCCCGAGGAGGATGCGCAAGAGGAGACAACAAAGCAGGCGCGGCGCGAATATGGGCAACGGCGCGAACGATGGAGTGATCTTCGGCAGGCGACGCAGTGCCTGGCGCGAGCGCAGCTGACACTCCGGGAGGTGCTGCTGAATCTGGCAGAAACGCTGCGGTACTGTGAGAGGGATCTGTGGAGTTTTGGAAGCACCCTAGCCGATTGGCGGCAGCAAGACTGTCTGTCCCGGGCACAACAGAAGGTTACCCAGACGCAAATGCTAGTCGCACAGGCCAGACGACTGGATCCCAGAGTGCAGGCTCTGCCGGCCATGAACATTGTTCAGCACGACTGGGTTGGTGAGCTGGTCTTTGGCACCTTTCTGTTTCACACCGACTTTTTGGGCATGATGCAGCAGTCTGTTCTCGAGGTGAAGCGTGCGGAAGAGGTTCTGGCAGCGCAAGTTAGACAGGCAAAGTCCCGTGAAGATGATATGCAGGCCCAAGTGGAAGATGCGCGAATGGCGTTTGAGACCGCACAGCAAGATCTCCGCCAACTCAGATATGAGCTATTCATGAAAACTGCGGATCCTCCACCGCCCTACACCGAGCCGATGTCTCCGGGGATCAGTGTCTAG
- a CDS encoding uncharacterized protein (COG:S;~EggNog:ENOG410PWF0;~InterPro:IPR011009), which yields MVGQACVRGTPSNKLTGAAAEAAAKVNKLLLHEFTVRVNNNPSTDLEELIQFKLKTYPPLRQLFVDSAVEAESTKNTESPSGPPPAVREEFLIPSDVVVIHPLSMDVTRAAQSVSTCANDSSKIPSTIRGLNDLILHSDILWHFGSTAVLGITPNLAMKLGNYIDVDHLAMVEDIKRQNLRVPIPDTHGVLQQTGTTRNFVFMSRVPGQPLGSIWKTLSPYQKASVREQLNAIFSDLRSLPFTPSDEPGAVYGGGTPRRCKDTRRETRVADTPISNETEFNHFLSFNPRRTETSHIVMIRSYMTTGHRLVMTHADLHPRNIMVTVTPHSSSPNEVDGQCLQTSKALTGTDDVSSERITITGIIDWETCGWYPEYWEYLKALNTIFPGCDCEDWWEYLPTTIGVWPKEHAVDLMLDKWCR from the coding sequence ATGGTCGGCCAGGCGTGCGTCCGAGGTACCCCTTCAAATAAGTTGACAGGTGCTGCAGCAGAAGCTGCAGCTAAGGTCAATAAGCTTCTTCTACACGAATTCACTGTGAGAGTCAACAATAACCCTTCTACAGATTTAGAGGAGTTGATACAGTTCAAACTCAAAACCTATCCCCCTCTACGTCAACTTTTTGTAGACTCGGCTGTGGAGGCTGAATCAACGAAGAACACTGAATCCCCGTCTGGTCCTCCACCGGCTGTAAGAGAGGAATTTTTGATCCCTTCGGATGTTGTTGTCATACATCCATTGAGTATGGATGTTACTCGCGCAGCCCAGTCAGTCTCAACTTGCGCTAACGACTCTTCCAAAATCCCGAGCACGATCAGAGGTCTCAATGATCTAATCTTACACAGTGACATACTATGGCATTTTGGATCGACCGCAGTACTAGGCATTACCCCAAACCTGGCTATGAAACTCGGGAACTACATCGATGTGGATCATCTAGCAATGGTAGAAGACATAAAACGCCAAAATTTGCGAGTTCCTATACCGGATACTCACGGTGTGTTGCAGCAAACCGGCACTACTCGGAACTTTGTCTTCATGTCCCGCGTGCCGGGACAACCGCTGGGTTCAATTTGGAAGACGTTGAGCCCCTACCAGAAAGCGTCGGTCCGAGAGCAGCTAAATGCCATCTTCAGTGACCTAAGGTCGCTCCCTTTTACACCATCCGATGAACCTGGTGCAGTGTACGGTGGAGGCACTCCTCGCCGGTGTAAAGATACCAGAAGAGAGACTCGTGTGGCAGACACGCCGATCAGCAATGAGACAGAGTTCAACCATTTCCTGTCATTCAATCCTCGGCGTACTGAAACGAGCCATATCGTGATGATTCGATCATATATGACGACTGGACACAGACTGGTGATGACCCATgcagatcttcatcctcgaaaCATCATGGTTACTGTCACCCCTCACTCATCTAGCCCCAACGAAGTCGATGGACAGTGTCTACAGACATCCAAAGCCTTGACCGGTACAGACGACGTGTCATCGGAGCGAATAACAATTACAGGTATAATAGATTGGGAAACGTGTGGTTGGTATCCAGAATACTGGGAGTACCTGAAAGCATTGAACACAATCTTTCCAGGATGCGATTGTGAGGATTGGTGGGAGTACTTGCCAACAACGATCGGGGTTTGGCCTAAGGAGCATGCAGTTGACCTGATGTTAGATAAATGGTGTCGATGA
- a CDS encoding class I SAM-dependent methyltransferase (COG:S;~EggNog:ENOG410PQP4;~InterPro:IPR029063) produces MSHQVTEFLNWDLLRLAWEDLPRETKAFLCSYIRDVKSDDLESHVKHIANAGWDRVPYPCFGMLSFVDFDLSKTPVYDEIISNLTASSVMLDLGCGLGQEIRRLVYDGAPAENIVGLDKDERFIELGFDLFRDKTTLDSTFLVDDFFKPSPKLAQLAGQIRVINSGYFLHLWDWGGQVSIAKCMIGYLSLQEGDLITGVQFGREDAGLWKVPTLDYAIFLHNPASFAHMWHQIGEETGTRWLVWSRSDREGTHEKLAAKGFRLRWYVRYAGRQSQPVPGENFSVKQADQERSQRRLPLCIKLHGLYRPAFNRI; encoded by the exons ATGTCTCATCAGGTTACAGAATTCCTGAATTGGGATCTGTTGCGCCTTGCTTGGGAAGACCTACCTAGGGAGACGAAAGCTTTCCTCTGCAGCTACATTAGAGACGTAAAATCGGATGATTTGGAGTCGCACGTCAAGCACATA GCAAACGCGGGATGGGACAGAGTGCCATATCCGTGCTTTGGTATGCTATCATTTGTGGATTTTGATCTGTCTAAAACCCCAGTCTATGACGAAATTATATCCAATCTCACAGCGTCCTCGGTCATGCTAGACCTGGGGTGCGGCCTCGGTCAGGAGATTCGTCGGTTGGTGTATGATGGTGCCCCAGCCGAGAACATTGTCGGCTTAGACAAAGACGAGCGATTTATAGAACTCGGTTTTGATCTTTTTCGGGATAAGACTACCCTAGACTCGACGTTTCTAGTTGATGACTTCTTCAAGCCAAGTCCAAAGCTTGCCCAATTAGCTGGCCAAATCCGGGTCATAAACTCCGGTTATTTCCTGCATTTATGGGACTGGGGAGGACAGGTTAGCATTGCTAAATGCATGATTGgctatctttctcttcaagaAGGTGACCTGATCACCGGTGTCCAATttgggagagaagatgctGGGCTATGGAAGGTACCAACTCTTGACTATGCTATTTTCCTACACAACCCAGCCAGCTTTGCACATATGTGGCATCAGATAGGAGAGGAAACTGGCACCAGGTGGTTGGTTTGGTCGAGAAGCGACCGCGAGGGAACTCACGAGAAATTGGCTGCTAAGGGATTTCGTTTGCGATGGTATGTGCGGTATGCAGGAAGGCAGTCCCAACCTGTACCGGGTGAAAACTTCAGTGTTAAGCAAGCAGACCAGGAACGCT CGCAACGCCGATTACCGCTGTGCATTAAGCTCCACGGTCTCTACCGACCCGCTTTCAACCGCATATAA
- a CDS encoding uncharacterized protein (COG:S;~EggNog:ENOG410PSHR;~TransMembrane:4 (i36-55o75-94i106-126o146-171i)) — MSESSDKCESPRTSRRDTHDANNSISDVNQVVPVKWLNIVSIVGIIGLIIGIAGVSTASDDGGSYQPSNIVKASMAIFIALFVVYHLLAAFMYLQMGHLKAFQKKLFLAIILSTPFILVRVVYAAIGDFTTIERFSIISTNGSPTIYLVMDVLEEIVAMAITMILGMSAVLEPDFVRLTPAQLDSEPKAEVA, encoded by the coding sequence ATGTCGGAGTCCTCAGACAAATGTGAGTCCCCTCGGACAAGTCGCAGAGATACACATGACGCTAACAATTCTATCAGTGATGTCAATCAAGTGGTGCCCGTCAAATGGCTCAACATTGTGTCTATCGTCGGTATCATCGGTCTCATCATCGGTATTGCGGGAGTCAGTACCGCAAGTGACGACGGAGGCAGCTACCAGCCAAGCAACATCGTCAAAGCATCCATGGCTATTTTTATCGCTCTATTCGTGGTCTATCATCTGCTAGCCGCTTTCATGTACCTCCAGATGGGTCACCTGAAGGCCTTCCAGAAGAAGTTGttcctcgccatcatcctctctactcctttcatcctcgtccGCGTTGTCTACGCAGCGATCGGCGACTTCACCACTATCGAGCGGTTCTCCATTATCAGCACTAATGGAAGCCCCACCATCTACCTGGTCATGGATGTGCTGGAAGAGATTGTTGCCATGGCTATCACAATGATTTTGGGCATGTCGGCTGTGCTTGAGCCTGACTTTGTGCGCCTGACCCCGGCCCAGTTGGACTCTGAGCCGAAGGCTGAGGTCGCGTAA
- a CDS encoding uncharacterized protein (COG:I;~EggNog:ENOG410PI45;~InterPro:IPR001171,IPR018083;~TransMembrane:2 (i33-51o63-85i);~go_component: GO:0016020 - membrane [Evidence IEA];~go_function: GO:0016628 - oxidoreductase activity, acting on the CH-CH group of donors, NAD or NADP as acceptor [Evidence IEA];~go_process: GO:0016126 - sterol biosynthetic process [Evidence IEA];~go_process: GO:0055114 - oxidation-reduction process [Evidence IEA]), with product MFTVVLLRAVVVVDFFVNEEVFFHTLDGKYESFGFYNIYGFSAMMPVFWTLQTQYLAKHPTEISLPALIASIVIFVAGWSLRFYADRQKMRFNRTQGKCLFWGRQAQGIPVSYQTRDGKTHRSHLLCSGMIVHRCFRDEEKCADKYGSGWDEYCRRVPWRIVPGVF from the exons ATGTTCACAGTTGTATTACTTCGCGCAGTAGTGGTCGTGGACTTCTTCGTTAATGAAGAGGT TTTTTTCCACACCTTGGACGGCAAATACGAATCGTTCGGCTTCTACAATATCTACGGATTCTCTGCAATGATGCCGGTTTTCTGGACCTTGCAAACCCAGTATCTTGCCAAACACCCAACAGAGATCTCCCTCCCTGCTTTGATCGCCAGCATAGTGATCTTTGTAGCGGGCTGGTCTTTGCGCTTCTATGCCGACCGTCAGAAGATGCGTTTCAATAGAACGCAGGGAAAGTGCTTGTTCTGGGGTCGCCAGGCACAAGGAATACCCGTATCTTATCAGACAAGGGATGGGAAAACCCATCGTTCTCACCTTCTCTGCTCTG GGATGATCGTCCATCGGTGTTTCCGAGATGAGGAAAAATGTGCGGATAAGTATGGGTCTGGCTGGGATGAGTATTGTCGCCGCGTTCCCTGGAGAATCGTTCCTGGCGTATTCTGA
- a CDS encoding uncharacterized protein (COG:S;~EggNog:ENOG410PY96;~InterPro:IPR023213) has translation MAQLDDTRSLTLDTPRNFKPFTLSSLDHIVPSVYLFFYITFKLDSPSDGIPVLRNGISRLLDALPFLSGNIVMIEELDGKQNLMQVTPAEASALHRSPMLKVIHHGAKTTAVECDDVQHADFVPIPLHLHTTDPSPVLRFQANV, from the coding sequence ATGGCACAACTTGATGACACTAGATCTCTTACCCTGGACACCCCCAGAAATTTTAAACCCTTTACTTTGAGTTCATTGGACCATATCGTCCCTTCAgtctatctcttcttttaCATTACTTTCAAGCTCGACTCGCCCTCAGATGGCATCCCCGTTCTCCGAAATGGCATCTCGCGCCTATTAGACGCGCTTCCCTTCCTAAGTGGAAACATAGTGATGATAGAAGAACTTGACGGCAAGCAGAACTTGATGCAAGTCACACCGGCAGAGGCGTCAGCATTACACCGGTCACCCATGCTTAAGGTCATTCATCATGGCGCTAAAACCACCGCCGTGGAGTGCGATGATGTGCAACATGCTGATTTCGTCCCAattcctctccatctgcaCACCACCGATCCAAGCCCCGTATTGCGATTCCAGGCCAATGTGTGA
- a CDS encoding Zn(II)2Cys6 transcription factor (COG:S;~EggNog:ENOG410PP5P;~InterPro:IPR036864,IPR001138;~PFAM:PF00172;~go_function: GO:0000981 - DNA-binding transcription factor activity, RNA polymerase II-specific [Evidence IEA];~go_function: GO:0008270 - zinc ion binding [Evidence IEA];~go_process: GO:0006355 - regulation of transcription, DNA-templated [Evidence IEA]): MASEKAPRPRASRNCGNCRAVKRRCDQQIPHCGQCIRMREKCPGYRDEWELVFRDQTDKTIKRSKEKRAKRNGSKTSSRTPSPPTPGLGPSLDEIGVNYFLHNFVINNQTPSRGFFNYIPAVYNAEAEHYTLVTSMAAVGLVALANSNQQPELARHARIKYSEAIANVNTALASPVDSVKDSTLMSVISLGVFEHVSNFQSWVRHVRGAAALVVLRGKSQFTSTAATLMFNQVRADTVITCLHANQPFPEDLLALQGEASKHADAYSPFWLLGVSATKCVNLLYSVTQNKSKVSWSEKLEEAIILQEEFRRVFEIISLADPYTTIYEPTADPEVFHEGRFDVYQSTWAIRVWNNARCIRMIVSEILYSILMKVLATELPSAVRMTLETKYQETVQIMTSLGEDMLATVPQMLGYVSLVSGQHVSYNLTSTASVPGGYSLIWTLYMVGKSPVTKRKSRKWVIRRLQDIGRGAGFAMALQLLEGVMKIDQLSEASVQRSGPYFEPTRL; the protein is encoded by the exons ATGGCATCGGAAAAGGCGCCTCGCCCAAGAGCCTCCCGCAATTGTGGAAACTGTCGGGCTGTGAAGCGACGC TGCGACCAGCAGATACCCCACTGTGGACAATGTATCCGCATGCGAGAAAAATGTCCGGGCTATCGCGATGAATGGGAACTTGTTTTTCGCGACCAGACCgacaagaccatcaagcGATCTAAAGAGAAGCGAGCAAAACGCAATGGCTCGAAAACCTCAAGCCGCACcccttcaccacccacccctggCTTAGGGCCCAGCCTGGATGAGATCGGTGTCAACTATTTCCTTCACAACTTTGTCATTAACAACCAGACTCCCTCACGTGGATTTTTCAACTATATCCCCGCGGTTTACAATGCCGAGGCGGAGCATTACACACTGGTGACCAGCATGGCGGCGGTGGGCCTCGTGGCACTGGCCAATTCCAATCAACAACCCGAGCTGGCTCGGCACGCACGCATCAAATACTCCGAGGCAATTGCGAATGTTAACACGGCATTGGCGTCACCTGTTGATTCTGTCAAAGACAGCACCCTGATGTCTGTCATCTCGCTGGGGGTATTTGAGCACGTCTCCAATTTCCAGTCGTGGGTGCGACATGTCCGAGGAGCTGCCGCACTGGTGGTTCTCCGCGGCAAGAGCCAATTCACTAGTACAGCCGCAACACTCATGTTCAACCAAGTACGCGCAGACACGGTGATCACTTGTCTACACGCCAATCAACCGTTTCCGGAGGACTTGCTGGCGCTGCAGGGAGAGGCATCCAAGCACGCCGATGCTTATAGTCCATTCTGGCTCCTCGGAGTATCAGCTACCAAGTGTGTAAACCTCCTTTACAGCGTCACACAAAACAAATCGAAAGTCTCGTGGTCAGAAAAGCTGGAAGAGGCGATTATCCTTCAGGAAGAGTTTCGGCGCGTCTTTGAAATTATCAGCCTAGCAGACCCCTACACAACAATCTATGAGCCAACAGCAGACCCCGAAGTCTTTCACGAGGGTCGATTCGACGTCTACCAATCCACCTGGGCGATACGAGTCTGGAACAATGCACGTTGTATCCGAATGATCGTCTCCGAGATTCTATATTCCATTTTGATGAAGGTTTTGGCCACCGAACTTCCTTCAGCGGTGCGAATGACCCTGGAAACGAAGTACCAAGAGACAGTACAAATCATGACAAGTCTCGGGGAGGACATGCTGGCTACCGTTCCACAGATGCTCGGTTATGTATCGCTCGTATCTGGGCAACATGTCTCTTATAATTTGACGTCAACTGCCAGCGTGCCGGGCGGTTATTCTTTGATCTGGACCCTCTATATGGTTGGAAAGTCACCCGTCACCAAACGTAAATCCAGAAAGTGGGTAATCCGCCGTCTTCAAGACATTGGGCGAGGCGCAGGCTTCGCAATGGCCCTACAACTCCTAGAGGGTGTTATGAAGATTGATCAACTCAGCGAAGCGTCAGTCCAGCGATCTGGGCCGTATTTTGAGCCCACTCGCTTATGA